The Trichoderma breve strain T069 chromosome 2, whole genome shotgun sequence DNA segment TACTATCCCAGTCTATGTTCGATGGCTGAAGTGGGTGACTTGGTCGGTGAGTTCCCCCTTTTATACTCTCAAAAATCGTATACTGGAGGCTTCTTGTAGGGATAATGAGCTAACAGTACCACAGTTTTACACCTTTGGAGCGTATTGTGGAAATGAGTTCCAAGGCAGCTTCTACGACTGTCCCGAGCCGGGTGGGCCATCTAATCCCGCATGCCTTCAGTATACAGGAGACTACATCATGTCCTCACTCGGATTCCCCAGAAATTGGATTGCTCGCCCGATTGTCTGCCTTGCGGCgtttgtcatcttcttcttcatcctatCGGCGATTGGGTTGCACTATATCAAGGTCGAAATGACTATCGCTCGGCCAAGAGTCTCAGACACGGATCTGTCAGCcggaaaggaaaagatgaCTGCAAGGTCCATTGCAGAGGTTCGCACCATCGATGTTGAGCTGGAGAATTTCTCTCTCGATCTTGATAAAAGAGCTGCCAATGGTAAAAAGCTGCCTCGAAAAACTATTGTTAAGCCAATTAATGTGACTTTCCAGGCCGGTACCTTGAATATCATCATGGGTCCATCTGGAAGCGGTAAAACATCCCTTCTCAACTCAATGGCGCTCCGGCTCCGCAACTCAATAAGCACTCACTATCGTCCATCCGGCAAAATGTCTTTTAACGGAGCAGTCCCGTCTTCGTCAGTTGTTCGATCTGTCTGTTCCTATGTCTGCCAGGATGACGACGCTCTGTTACCCTCGTTGACTGTTCGCGAGACGTTGAGGTTTTCTGCCGCACTACGACTGCCCTCGTTTATgagcaaggaagaaaagtatCGTCGCGCCGAGGAGATTCTCATGAAAATGGGATTGAAGGATTGCGCAGACAACTTGATTGGTAACGATTTAGTCAAGGGCATCTCAGGAGGAGAAAAGCGGCGAGTGTCCATCGCTGTGCAGATCCTTACAGATCCTCGCATCCTTCTCCTGGATGAGCCAACATCTGGACTAGACGCCTTCACCGCGAACTCGATCATGGAAGTTCTTCAAGGACTTGCTCAAGAAGGAAGAACGTTAATTCTTACCATCCATCAGCCTCGATCAGACTTGTTCAAACACTTTGGCAATGTTCTACTTCTTGCTCGCGGAGGTGCCCCGGCCTATGCCGGTCGCGCCAAGGATATGCTCAATTATTTCAACAGACAGGGATACCAATGTCCACAACATTCGAACCCGGCGGACTTTGCCTTGGATATGATTACTGTTGACCTGCAACGAGATGATAGGGAAGCTGAGAGTAGAAATAGGGTTGAAAAGCTCATCGAGGAGTGGAAAGGATGTTCGTCTGGAGGAGACAAGGAGCagcaatggaagaaggaggaaggGTCAAGGCTTCCAGAGATAACTGAAACTGACGAACTGGACGAAAAGCAATCatttgatgatggagatatAGCAGTGGTGAACGACGACGGCGAGCCTAAGATTCAGCCTGCCACCTCTCACAAGTCCTTCAACAAAGCCAATCTTTCAACGCCAGCAGAACTAGGCGCTCTTGTCCATAAGCGTGCTTCCCTCGCTACCGCAGTGCCTCTGCTTTTGCATCGCGCCGTCATCAACACGCGCAGGCAGCCTCAGCTCATCATGGCTCGCACAATGCAAGTCGTAGGactggccatcatctttgccctcttcttcgcACCACTGCATCACGACTACTACGCGGTGCAGAATTGGATGGGCTTCATACAGGAGGTCGGAGCCTTTTACTTTGTCGGTATGCTGCAAAACGTGGCCATCTATCCCACCGAGCGAGACGTCTTTTACCgagaggatgacgatggagtATACAGCGTGGATGCATTTCTGCTTTCCTACACAATCCTCGAGGTCCCCTTTGAGATTCTCAGCTGCCTTCTTTTCGGCATCTTGATGTGTCTCGCCGTCGGCCTTCCGAGGACGGCAACCATGTACTTTGTCTCCGTCTTTGGCTGCTTCGGGATAGTCTCCTGTGGCGAGAGTCTTGGAATCATGTTCAACACCATCGTCAACCATACCGGCTTCGCTGTCAACATCATGGGCATGTTCCTCTCCATTGCCACCGCCATGGCCGGTGTGCTGTCCATCAACGCCCCGAAGGCTTTCAAGGCGCTCAACTACCTCTCACCCATCCGCTACGCATCACGTTCAATCGCCCCCTATGCCTTGCGGGATGAAACCTTCTACTGCAAGCCAGGGCAGCAGCTTGCAAATGGTACATGTCCAATTACGACGGGCAAGCAGGTCCTCCGGCTGTATGATTTCGATGACAATCCGGTGGTGAATGTAGCGGCTTTGGCTGGGTGCTTGGTTGTATACCGACTGTTGGCTTGGCTCTTGTTGAGACTGGCGAGGACAAGATGGGGCGGATCAAAGAAGTAGGATCAATCGTTATTTCGATTATTTGCACATGATGCACTCTGATGCGAGGCAATGTATATAAAGTGCTAGGAGTTAATGTAAATATGCATCTTGGTACTACCTTAGGTAATGATAGCGTGGTTAACACGTCTTGTCCCGTTGCTTGAACTCCACGGTCGCTAGGGCGTTACATGAGCAGTAGTGACTTTGATGCTTACAGGTAGCGGTCAAGAATCACGTGTTAATCCACGTCatcttcctgctgctgcaagccgTGACTGCCCCGTTGGCCGTTTGCTGTAGAAGACGATGCTCTAtttatttccttctttttccctcctcccaGATAATTTCCtcaggacaagaagaaatagatTCATATTTCTCAACAATGACAAAATATTTACCATCATAATTACAAATGAGCGAACGCGTTCGCAGCATTATTATCCTACATTCTTACAGCGCAGCAAGGGACCATAAGACGCTTGGATATAGACAGGCTGGGCCTTGATGAGGACCATACGCCCTACTCCGACGGCGTAGCCTGTGTACAGGCTTGCTGCGCATTCTATGGATCTGTCTCATAGCGAGCGAGACAACATGAGAAATCTCATTCTCAATCACAAATAGCACAGCAAGGAACTATAAGACGATTGGATATAGCCCAGCTGGGGCTTAACAAGGACCATATGCCCTACTCCGACGGCGTCGCGTGTATACAGGCTTACTGGGCGTACTCTATGGATCTGCCTCAAGATGAGCGAGATAACATGCGAAGTCTCATTCTGAATCACAAATAGCACAGCAAGGAACTATAAGACGCTTGGACATAGCCCAGTTGGGGCTTAACAAGGACCATATGCCCTACTCCGACGGCGTCGCGTGTATACAAGCTTACTGGGCATATTCCATGGATCTATCTcacacacagagagagagagagacaataTGCGCAACCTTATTTTAGATCACCACTACTATCACACAGTTGTATCACGGGAAGAATTTAATGAACACCGCCTCTGCAGGGATCCAGCTGGAAAAACCAGACCGGGCTTGATCCTCCTACGAGCGTTATACAAGGTGGTGCCTGTCGATATGGATACCGACGGAGCACTCTATGACCTCTGCCGGGACCCAGTTGGAAGAATAAGGCCGGATCTATCCTAAGGTAAGCGAGACAACATACGCAACCTTATTTTTAATCATAACTACTATCACACTCTTCCATCGCGAGAAGAGTTCTATGAACATCACCTCTGCCGAGACCCCGCTGGAAGAATAAGGCCGGATCTATCTCAAGACGAGCGCGACAACATGCGCAACCTCATTCTCAATCTTCATTACCGTCACACTCTTCCGTCGCGAGAAGAGTTCTATAAACACTACCTTTGCCGAGACCCAgctggaagaaaaaggccagATCATCCCAAGACGAGCGAGACAACATGCGCAACCTCATTCTAAACCACAACTACCATTACACTCTTTTATCGCGAGAAGAGTTCTATGAACATTACCTCTGCCGAGGCCCCgctggaagaaaaaggccggATCTATCTCAGAGGCGAGCGAGACAACATGCGAAATCTCATTCTCAATCATAACTACTATCACACTCTTCCATCACGAGAAGAGTTCTATAAACATCACCTCTGCCGAGGCCCCGCTGGAAGAACGCGGCCGGGCTTGATCATCCTACGAGCGTTAtacaaggctgagaagaattTTATGAGCACCACCTCTGCCGGGACCCAGCTGGAAGAACGCGGCTGGGCTTGATCATCCTACGAGCGTTGTACAAGGCTGTTCCTATCGACGGCGCTCACGATTGGGGACGAACTTGATTGCGCACTGGGAATCGCTGCAGAGCGTCACCAAATCAGCATCGACGCTTCGGATCGAGTCTCGCGTCTTGTTGACGTGCTCATCGGGGACTAGGAGCATCAAGTTCCGCAGCAGAGAATTCTCCTGGCCACCTTCGCCTTTCTGTGCGGAATCAATCAGATGAACACTTCGCCTTGTTCCCTGACACTGTCAGCCCTCTAACTTTTAATACGGATACCGGTAGAGCAAGACGATCGCTCCGACGAGTATTTCACCTTGTTCCCCGACACTGTCGGCCCTCCAGTTTTCGATATGGATACTGGCAGAGCAAGACGATCGCTCCGATGAGTATTTCACCTTGTTCCCCGACACTATCAGCCCTCCAGTCTTTGATATAAATACCGGTAGAGCAAGACGATGACTCTGACGAATACTTTGCCTTGTTCCCCGACACTGTCAGCCGTCTAGTTATTAATATGAATACCGGTAGAGCAAGACGATACCAACAGCGTTATCCGCTCATGAAGGTCACACCCCGTACACATCAAGTCGTTGGCCCAGCTCTCCAAGAGACACTGTGTCACGACCTAATACTTAAGGTCATGAAAATGGGCGAACTGGACAGCGCTGCCGGATTAACTATAATTCGAACGGCCAATCACAGCACGCTCTTCTTACTAGTTCGACGAGTGAGAATATTTTCAATCCGACTGCAAGTTCGCCTGTGCCGGTGTCATCAGTCATGGACACTGACTTCGAAGAGATCTCTGCTTCTCCGCCAGCCCTACCAATCCCTGAGAACCTTATGCAACCACCTTCGGCTACGACAGAGGCTAACAGCCCGGTGACAAGACAGGAGTTTGACCAATTGTGCTCAGAGGTGGCGACTCTTTTGGAAAATGTATATATGTTGCGGCAGGATCAAGCGAAGGATCGCGAATGAACAAAGCAAGCAAGGGGAGAAAACACAGAAAGGGACCAAAGGCACTGAGCTCAACTTCAAGAAAGCAAGCTTGGTGACTGGAATCTGAATtgtgatgaggatgagggaagaaaagactAGGCAAGGAGAGCACGGAGGAGAACTAGCTAGCTTGATGTGGAGTCACGTGACAGAGAGATACGACGAGAGATACGACGAGAGATACGACGAGAGATACGACGAGAGATACGACGAGAGATACGACGAGAGATACGACGAGAGATACGACGAGAGATACGACGAGAGATACGACGAGAGATACGACGAGAGCGACGGCGTTAGTGATTTTGGACAACctttgacgaagagaagaaggggtTTAGACAACAATTTCGGCCAACAGAACGACTCGAAGGCAGTTGTGAAGGCTTACAGTAGAGTCGGTGGATTGGGACGACAGGAAGATGGGACAACGGGACAGATAAATTACAGTTTGGTCAAGATTTCGACAATGGAAGGACATTCGGGTTTTTAAAATATCGTTTTGCGCTCGGACATtatcatttctttttctctgggTTGTTCCCACTCTTTGCTTGGGGAGAAGGACACCGATTTACTCAGAACATTTTCTGTGTATTCAAAAGTCAATAGAGAACCGGACTTTACTAAAAATGAAGAACATATTCGGGATTTCGGGATGTCATTTTGCGATTGGGAAGTGTAGTCCCTGAATCACATGGAAACCTTTTGCTAGCCGTAGCCATTCTACGCACGCTATTATATGGTTGTTGGCCAACATGTATTCAAAGCTCACGTAGCCATATGTATCAAGCACCATAGCAACTACACGTGGTTCAACTATTCACAATCTGCTACCATAGCTATTTTCTTCTAGTATCGCTACTATTTCCAGGTATCCAATAATATCGCTACATTCAGCTAGTATTTGCTATTATCAAAAGCGACTTACCCAAGGTAGCTGAAATTCAGGAtatgggatgctggatagccaATAGGGCTACTAAATAGCAAGTCCCTTAAAAAAAGCACAGCGCTGGATATTTCATATTGGTGGCTCAAGAGAGATACCGTCGTCATCACTCAAATGATTCAAAGGGATGAGATTTTTGAAACAGGGAAGTTcatatatttttaataattcCCTCATATAGTATCATAACTATAAGGGAAAGGGTATCAATTCCCAATATCACACTACCCGTTGTGTGGTAACCAATTAATATACTCAAAATCCAATATTCACCCTTGCTACCCAAATAAATTCGTAAAATTCgttttctccctcttctttacATAGCCCGCttgctctcatcatctgaCGAAGCCGTGGGGGCGTGGTGGATAGACGCCCGGCGCAGGTCAGAAGCGACATTGTCGAACTCGTACAGCGGTCGCTTGGTAGCACTCCACTGGAAGAAGACGTACTTCTTGAACCACCAGGGTAGGGCGACGGTGAGCTGGTACTTCATGAAAGTGCGAACAGGCACAGCAAAGACATAGTCGAGCTCCTCGAGAGTGCGCTGCATAGTCTCGGGTACCCAGAGGAAGatcatgatgaaggcgaCAACGTTGAAGCCAGCGTAGAGGCCGAATGCACCAACGGTCTGGAGTTTCTCGAGCAGGAAGGGGAATGAGGTACTAAGCACAGCAGCCCAGAACAAGCAAGTAGCGACGGCGAAGCCCATACCAGTCTCACGGTGAGACAGGGGATAAACCTCAGCGCTGTAGGTGAAAGGAACGGGGCCTTCACCAGGGGAGTAGAAGGCTCCGAAAAGGAAGACGAAAAGACTGACGAGGCCAGTTTTGAGCTCGTTGTGGTCTGAAGAGATCAGAGTGCAGAGACCAGCAGCCAAGAGAGTCCAGAACATCTGGGGGAAGGTgaagagcagcaggcttCGACGACCAAACTATACTGTTGTTAGAATAATTTCACCAAAGGTTTTGTCGTTTAATTGAACAACTTACAGTATCAATGGTCCAGAAAGCGGGGAAAGCAAAGACCCAGTTGACAAGACCGAAGCCAAATGAACCGATCAGGGCTCGGAACTGGGTGAAGCCAGCATTGACGAAGACTGTGGTGGAGTAGAAGGCAATGATGTTGATACCGCACAGTTGCTGAGCAAGCATGACAGTGAAGGCAGCCAGGTTGGCACGGCGAATTCGGGGGACGGTGAAGAGCTGAGTGAATCGAGTGATGTAGTTGGTCTTGCCAACGAGCTCATTCTCAATTTCTAGCTGGGCGgagatgtagtagatgtcTCGGGCCACCTGGATGGGGTCGTTGCGGAGAACGACAAGGGACTTCCAGGCATCAGCGTAGCGACCCTTCTTCATGTACCAACGGGGAGATTCGGGGCACAAGTAgatgaggcagagaagagggaCAGCGGGAAGGAAAGGCGCGCCAAGCATCAGACGCCAGTTGATATCCTTTACGTGGTAGACGGCCAGGTTAAAGGCACTTCCGAGCAAAATACCAAAGGCAGTCCACATTTCTGAACTGCGTTAGTACAACAAAGATTTCAATATGGAAGGAAGGGCGAAGAACGTACGCCATGACATGACCAAAGCACCTCGGATGGAAGCCGGGGCGTTCTCAGCAGCGTAGATAGGGACCGTTGAAGCCTTGGCACCCATACCAATTCCCATGAGCAATCGACAGGCAAGCTGTTGTCCCCAGGTGTGGCAGAAAGCAGAACCGATGACGGGCCAGATACAGAAGTGagaagcgaagaagatgacaccACGTCGACCGAAGTGGTTGTTAATAGGATCAGAGACCCAGCAGCCAATGAAACTAGGGACAGGTTAGCTAAACTCTTGGTTGATACATGTGGAGGTGTAACTCACGCGCTACCAATGTAAGGAGCAGCATTGATGAGACCGACGAGAATAGCGTTGCGAGTAATGCTCTGGTCACCGATGCCATAGACATCGGGCCAGAAAATGGTAGCTCCGTTGCTACCGGTCTGATCCCAGCCCTGGACAGCGGCACCGATGGAGCATGTTGCGATGGTGAGGAAGAGTCTTGCGGGCATGTGCCACTTGTGAGTGACCTCGCGCTCCAGTACATTCAATTCGTGTGCAGTGAGCTTCTCCTCGCCATCAATAGCATGTGGTTCAGCAGGGTTCTGGGCAATAAGCGCGCCcttcttgagaagaagagtgtGCTCCTGAAGGCCATTGCGCTGAGCAAAGGCTTCGACATCGCTCATAAGCTGTTCTCGGGGAATTCCCTTGAGGGGGTTGCGAATTTTCGCCTGGAGGTTCTGGGAATAGTCTTGTTCTTCGTGGTAGGTGACTCCCTTCTCCATAGATGTCTCATGGACACTCTTGGATTCGCTGTATCAAAACACGTTAGTGTACATGCTGACAGAGGAAGATGTACCAAAAAGGGGGGACAACTGACTATATTCCCGACATCTTGACAGAGAGGCGGATCAGTCCGCAGATTGACTTTCTCTTGCTGGCTCAATTGGTGTAAAcagacgagacaagagaggGATCTTGCTTCCCAgctgaagaagttgaaagtGTCGAGACAATCAAAGTCAAGACAAAGGGGACAAGGAGGTTTATTATACTCCTTTGAGGTGAGCTGGGGAAGTAAGACGAGAGCCGGAATCTGGAGGCGGAGAACAATGGCTATTTGTGTGTTTGTCGCGTGCGGCTAACATTGGGCTCCAGCTGGATACTCGTTGTCAATCCCCGCGATTTGAGGACGCCGAAAACACCTTGGACCATGGCATTGTGGAGGTACATTGGCCATCTTCCAAGTCAGTCGAGCAACATGGCCCAGGCCAGGATGAGACCAATCCTTGTCCGGCCCACTCGTGGCTGGAAGAGATGCTAGTCGCATGGCATATGATGGTGGCGTGGAGACCGAAGCTTGGAAGACGGACGCAAAGAGCCATATAGAGACGCTACAGTACGACTCATGCGTTCATCATGTTGTATGGGTGGATTGTGGCAGCTTGTCTCACAGTAGCGTCGTTTTCCACGCCCGGAGCCGTAGTCCGGGATGAagagatttcttttttgtgtCACTACCATGTGCCACACCAGTTAATCTACTATTGTatagctgcagcagcacggACGCGGATGGCACATACCTGTACATACTCGTATCACGTAAACAGAGTAGCAATGGGATGATCGTCATGTTCCGGCAACAAGCTGTCGATGATCAATGCGAACCAACGCCCGTATGAAACATCTCCAGATCAAGCCATCTTCGAAGCCGGGCTGCGTGTAAGACTGGCCATGTTGGAATTTGCCAAACGGGGAAACATCTCCAGGGTGTCCCCCGCACCCCCAGACAAAACAATAGAGGAGATTCTCCAGTTCCCCATGGGAAAAACAAGCCCCTTTGCTTTCGTGCTGAGGCGGTTGAAAATGGAGAAGATTTGTCTTGGATTAGCTTCGAGGTCGAGAGTGGAAACCGCAAGCGGTTGTTTGGCCACTGTGGGCCCTGGACACACCCCCTGGACGGCGCTGCAATTGGCCCCTAAAAGAGCAGCCGGGCCATCCCCTGACGTAGGTGGGAGCAACTCCCGTAGGTCTCCAAAAGTCTCGTACAGGGCGGCCCTGCAGGTGTCTGTGCAGCACCTGGACTCGTACGAGATAGTGGAGGTGATCAATTGTCCTGTACCTGGCCGATGAATACCATTTTTGACTGCTGTATTTGTGCGGATCGACATTGGCACAGTCTCGGTCCGAAACGGATTCCAGTAGTCTATAATACGGAGTGTTGGGAGGATACGAGTAGCTTGAGCAGGTACCTGAAGACCACTGAACACGCCCGCGTTCGGCTGTGTTTCTTCCCTTGGTTTAGCTGGAGGTGCTCAGTACCTCGTTTGCGGTAGTAGATCTGCGTCAGCCAAGGTATTTAGTACAGGGCCAATATCTGCTAGCGCAATTGATGGCCTCGGTCAGTCCAAGCTTCCACTTCCATGCATTTTGCAAACTCCACTCTCTCCAACTCAGCTGCACCTTTTCAATTTTCGAGATGCAATGCCGGATGCATGTGCCTCCAGACGAAAACATCGAACCATGGCAACGGCCTAGAACCTTAAGACCAGCGCGGGCAAAGTAAAGCTAGCGGCAGCAACGCCACGCTCGACAATTGACGGATCCGGCGCCCGCTAGGAGCGAGAAAATCATCTCTGGCAGGTCATCACCATCAGCTCCGAAACTCTTCGGAGAGCCATAGtcgacaagaccaagagcgCATGGCCATTCTAGTACGAGTTACACGCCCAGGTACCGTGCCGAGGGCCAAGAGCACATTCTCGTACTACAAGTAAGCACAGGTGGAAACCCGGGCCACTGAATCAGTTGCCATGCTCCGGGATCAGCAGTCTTTGCTAGCGAGATGCCAGGCAACAGAATTCCTCTGATCCTCACTGGATGCATTCGGGGGCGCGCCGGCATGCAACGAGAGCCGTGGCACTAGCGTCCACTTGCGAACTCATCCCGCGCGCCAAATCCCAGACCATGGCAAAGTGGTGGCTAGTCTGTAGCCCAGCTTGATGGGATGGGGTACagacttgtacgagtacgcggACTTCTCAGACCAGCTCTCGCCTTGCTGCTAGCGATTCCCGGCGCCTTGCAGAAAAACCGGCTCTCCATCTTACCTAGCGTGGCGCCATGGCCGAGGAGATCAGAATCGATATAGCATCTGCCGCAAGATCATCTGAACTCCCTATTCGCCGTCCATCAGCCGTGAGCGTCAATTGTTCGTCCTTCTACGACCGCATGTTGGCTGGCATTGGGCTGAGCAGTCAAAAGTCCGGTCTGGTCACACACAAAAGCCCACACGCGCTGACATTGGCCGATCCTTACCAGCTCTCAAGCTGCTAAAACCGTCAGGTGGAGATGCTTCCACAAAATTAATTCTGCTGCCTGATCGTCGccgagagagaggagaggagaggagggccGTCACCAAAAACTCCGAATCACCGGGGTTCTTGCTTTGGCTAGCGCTGCAGCTGATGCTTGCTATCAGGTGGAGAATAATGGGCGAGCCATGAATGCTTGCATGCCAGAGTGTGAACGAGCAAAATTACTCCGTATATTATTACACGGACAGTTTGATTGAAAGTGACCGATAGTCTGCTTGTTCGACCCTAGCATCTATGTTCCGCCAATAGATCTAGGAGCCGAGCTACCAAGCCACCAGGTGACCGTATATGGACGTCGAGACTTTCAAAAACACGCAGTAATGCCGGATAATCCCAGCAACTGAAGTCACgcatgcatgtacatggGCCGAATCATGAATTACTACCTCCAATACCTTCATAATACGCTCATAAGCAGGTACAAGCAACTTTTACGTCTCTCTGTACTTTACACTCGAGTCTCCACATGGCAAACTTCCATCCAGATGGGTCTATGTACACACTTTCATTCGTACGGCACCAAGGCGAGATCCAACGCTGCTTTCCAGTGTTGTAGATCTCGTCTAAATAAGTATAGTTGACAGAGCTGagacgctgctgcagcctgaCTGACAGGTAGAATCTACGATTCAAATCTGCAGAGACAAGAAACTTGCCAGTTCAGGTCGGCAAAGCTTCCGGTGTGTGACATTCATGCCCAAGTACCTACTATGGGCTTCCCTACCGCCTTTTGCAGGCGCAATTTTTCAGCTTGGCGTCCATATAGTTCATCATAGAGCTTACTTCACTGTGTCTAAACAGACTAAGCAATTTGGATCCTCTACTCATATTTCTCTTGCAGACAAGCATCTGCTCCATCTGCTCGGCCTCGCCGTACTCGACTTGCAGCACCGCCATTGAAAATAGCACCAGCTAGCAGACCTCTAGCACAGCTACGATGATGCTAATTTATTGATTTAGTACAGTCATTTAATGTTTTTACGTTTGCcttggacgatgatgcctCACAGTCGTCGGGTTTTCTCTGGAGAATTCATGGAGATACTCTGCTATTCCTGTCAACAACACGCCACGCCTAAGCTTGCCTCTCCCTTACTCGCCACCTTTGCTGAGCCGTCTCGCCGCTCCCCACACGCCATGCTGCTAGCTTCACGTTAGACCGCCCGCCTTCGAAGCCATTCGACTCCACGTTCTATCCTTGGCCGAACCAGGGGATGAAAAAAGACCCGCCTAGGGGACCTGGGTTGGACCAGTGGCAGTCGTGATAATGTTGATGCCTGTTATCAAAAAACTATCGCCAACACGAGGCGTATGGTTAAGGACAGGCTCGGGGCACAGCACCCACACAGATGGCACTTGCATCGTGATGAAGGACATGTCGACTCTGCAACACCCCACGGGGCTTGCTGGGCTAGGTGTTTATAGAGCACCCAACATGGGGCAACGAGATCTAGCCCCGAGTGTTCGGATCATGCAGTCCTGCGTTGAAACCGCGGAGGTGGTGAGCTATTGGATATAGGTTTTAGGCATCCAAGTTCCCTACTTTGGCGTGCGTGTGATCTAGATCCAGACGTTCCGAGTGGAATACCCTCGTATGAGAATCATCATATGCGAAGTCGTAGCTAGATTGTCCAGGGGGCGAACGAAGATGGCGTCAAGCAAGCGAGGTCGGAGGGCGTTACAGTTTGTCAATTACGTTCGAGTTTGACGAAAGTCAGGGGATGAGCCGGCCATCGTATCATTCTGGCTCTGCCGCTTCTTTCCATGGTCGATTCCCAATTTCCTTTTCCTAGTATTATCCTCTTTGCGTACTCTCAATTGTTTTGAAAATCTTTGAGCAATACTTCATTCTCATTCATAA contains these protein-coding regions:
- a CDS encoding ABC-2 type transporter domain-containing protein, with amino-acid sequence MALTAGESKEEALGHIAAIDVEKAEIGSTTDTSLDVPVSHIKLDRNRFSIAGAANLSLDDVEAVDVQIRGLAISVDTAPSWLDPGTYPDLFSAGFKTAPRIKTLLHSVDADLKPGTLTAIIGGSGSGKTTLLNNLAERVVSSRLSQQGLAVFNGQLGVNSVRHAYVMQQDILLPTLTVRETLRYSADLRLPSSTSAEDRERIVEEVIRELGLKECANTRIGNSQHRGCSGGEKRRVSIGVQLLSNPSVLFLDEPTTGLDATSAFQLIRTLKALAQKGRNIITTIHQPRSEIWDLFDNLIILSKGSPVFSGPVSECLPWFKDLGHQLPPFVNPAEFVIDIAAVDNRTPELEAETSTRLESLKAAWRVESESRFPALQGIAEMRRNKHSKATTHAGFLRQVRILTDRTLKVTYRDPLGMTASILEAIIMGLVIGYLFYNVGRDQAGIRSREGLLYICVGLQGYLILMFETYRLTIDMPTFDRESSEHCVDAVPYILSRRLARLVTEDFPVPFLFSLILYFMAGFDHNASKFFTFFSISFVNHFACIMCAFTCVVTVRHFPGASLIANFAFTLQSIACGIFIQVDTIPVYVRWLKWVTWSFYTFGAYCGNEFQGSFYDCPEPGGPSNPACLQYTGDYIMSSLGFPRNWIARPIVCLAAFVIFFFILSAIGLHYIKVEMTIARPRVSDTDLSAGKEKMTARSIAEVRTIDVELENFSLDLDKRAANGKKLPRKTIVKPINVTFQAGTLNIIMGPSGSGKTSLLNSMALRLRNSISTHYRPSGKMSFNGAVPSSSVVRSVCSYVCQDDDALLPSLTVRETLRFSAALRLPSFMSKEEKYRRAEEILMKMGLKDCADNLIGNDLVKGISGGEKRRVSIAVQILTDPRILLLDEPTSGLDAFTANSIMEVLQGLAQEGRTLILTIHQPRSDLFKHFGNVLLLARGGAPAYAGRAKDMLNYFNRQGYQCPQHSNPADFALDMITVDLQRDDREAESRNRVEKLIEEWKGCSSGGDKEQQWKKEEGSRLPEITETDELDEKQSFDDGDIAVVNDDGEPKIQPATSHKSFNKANLSTPAELGALVHKRASLATAVPLLLHRAVINTRRQPQLIMARTMQVVGLAIIFALFFAPLHHDYYAVQNWMGFIQEVGAFYFVGMLQNVAIYPTERDVFYREDDDGVYSVDAFLLSYTILEVPFEILSCLLFGILMCLAVGLPRTATMYFVSVFGCFGIVSCGESLGIMFNTIVNHTGFAVNIMGMFLSIATAMAGVLSINAPKAFKALNYLSPIRYASRSIAPYALRDETFYCKPGQQLANGTCPITTGKQVLRLYDFDDNPVVNVAALAGCLVVYRLLAWLLLRLARTRWGGSKK
- a CDS encoding sugar transporter domain-containing protein — its product is MSGIYESKSVHETSMEKGVTYHEEQDYSQNLQAKIRNPLKGIPREQLMSDVEAFAQRNGLQEHTLLLKKGALIAQNPAEPHAIDGEEKLTAHELNVLEREVTHKWHMPARLFLTIATCSIGAAVQGWDQTGSNGATIFWPDVYGIGDQSITRNAILVGLINAAPYIGSAFIGCWVSDPINNHFGRRGVIFFASHFCIWPVIGSAFCHTWGQQLACRLLMGIGMGAKASTVPIYAAENAPASIRGALVMSWQMWTAFGILLGSAFNLAVYHVKDINWRLMLGAPFLPAVPLLCLIYLCPESPRWYMKKGRYADAWKSLVVLRNDPIQVARDIYYISAQLEIENELVGKTNYITRFTQLFTVPRIRRANLAAFTVMLAQQLCGINIIAFYSTTVFVNAGFTQFRALIGSFGFGLVNWVFAFPAFWTIDTFGRRSLLLFTFPQMFWTLLAAGLCTLISSDHNELKTGLVSLFVFLFGAFYSPGEGPVPFTYSAEVYPLSHRETGMGFAVATCLFWAAVLSTSFPFLLEKLQTVGAFGLYAGFNVVAFIMIFLWVPETMQRTLEELDYVFAVPVRTFMKYQLTVALPWWFKKYVFFQWSATKRPLYEFDNVASDLRRASIHHAPTASSDDESKRAM